Within Oncorhynchus keta strain PuntledgeMale-10-30-2019 chromosome 30, Oket_V2, whole genome shotgun sequence, the genomic segment agtaatgggctacttacaggatgtatagtcctgtgttgttgtataggtggagtaatgggctacttacaggatgtatagtcctgtgttgttgtataggtggagtaatgggctacttacaggatgtatagtcctagtcctgtgttgttgtataggtggagtactgggctacttacaggatgtatagtcctgtgttgttgtataggtggagtaatgggctacttaaaggatgtatagtcctagtcctgtgttgttgtataggtggagtaatgggctacttacaggatgtatagtcctagtcctgtgttgttgtataggtggagtaatgggctacttaaatgatgtatagtcctagtcctgtgttgttgtataggtggagtaatgggctacttaaaggatgtatagtcctagtcctgtgttgttgtataggtggagtaatgggctacttacaggatgtatagtcctagtcctgtgttgttgtataggtggagtaatgggctacttacaggatgtatagtcctagtcctgtgttgttgtataggtggagtaatgggctacttacaggatgtatagtcctgtgttgttgtataggtggagtaatgggctacttacaggatgtatagtcctagtcctgtgttgttgtataggtggagtaatgggctacttacaggatgtatagtcctagtcctgtgttgttgtataggtggagtaatgggctacttaAGGATGTATAGATCctatagtcctgtgttgttgtataggtggagtaatgggctacttacaggatgtatagtcctagtcctgtgttgttgtataggtggagtaatgggctacttaaaggatgtatagtcctagtcctgtgttgttgtataggtggagtaatgggctacttacaggatgtatagtcctagtcctgtgttgttgtataggtggagtaatgggctacttacaggatgtatagtcctgtgttgttgtataggtggagtaatgggctacttacaggatgtatagtcctagtcctgtgttgttgtataggtggagtaatgggctacttacaggatgtatagtcctagtcctgtgttgttgtataggtggagtaatgggctacttacaggatgtatagtcctgtgttgttgtataggtggagtaatgggctacttaaaggatgtatagtcctagtcctgtgttgttgtataggtggagtaatgggctacttaaaggatgtatagtcctagtcctgtgttgttgtataggtggagtactgggctacttacaggatgtatagtcctgtgttgttgtataggtggagtaatgggctacttaaaggatgtatagtcctagtcctgtgttgttgtataggtgtagtaatgggctacttacaggatgtatagtcctagtcctgtgttgttgtataggtggagtaatgggctacttacaggatgtatagtcctgtGTTGctgtataggtggagtaatgggctacttacaggatgtacagtcctagtcctgtgttgttgtataggtggagtaatgggctacttacaggatgtatagtcctagtcctgtgttgttgtataggtggagtaatgggctacttacaggatgtatagtcctgtgttgttgtataggtggagtaatgggctacttaaaggatgtatagtcctagtcctgtgttgttgtataggtggagtaatgggctacttaaaggatgtatagtcctagtcctgtgttgttgtataggtggagtaatgggctacttacaggatgtatagtcctagtcctgtgttgttgtataggtggagtaatgggctacttacaggatgtatagtcctagtcctgtgttgttgtataggtggagtaatgggctacttacaggatgtatagtcctagtcctgtgttgttgtataggtggagtaatgggctacttaaaggatgtatagtcctgtgttgttgtataggtggagtaatgggctacttacaggatgtatagtcctagtcctgtgttgttgtataggtggagtaatgggctacttacaggatgtatagtcctgtgttgttgtataggtggagtaatgggctacttacaggatgtatagtcctagtcctgtgttgttgtataggtggagtaatgggctacttaaaggatgtatagtcctagtcctgtgttgttgtataggtggagtaatgggctacttacaggatgtatagtcctgtgttgttgtataggtggagtaatgggctacttacaggatgtatagtcctagtcctgtgttgttgtataggtggagtaatgggctacttacaggatgtatagtcctagtcctgtgttgttgtataggtggagtaatgggctacttacaggatgtatagtcctgtgttgttgtataggtggagtaatgggctacttaaaggatgtatagtcctagtcctgtgttgttgtataggtggagtaatgggctacttacaggatgtatagtcctgtgttgttgtataggtggagtaatgggctacttaaaggatgtatagtcctagtcctgtgttgttgtataggtggagtaatgggctacttacaggatgtatagtcctgtgttgttgtataggtggagtaatgggctacttaaaggatgtatagtcctgtgttgttgtataggtggagtaatgggctacttacaggatgtatagtcctagtcctgtgttgttgtataggtggagtaatgggctacttaaaggatgtatagtcctagtcctgtgttgttgtataggtggagtaatgggctacctacaggatgtatagtcctagtcctgtgttgttgtataggtggagtaatgggctacttacaggatgtatagtcctgtgttgttgtataggtggagtaatgggctacttacaggatgtatagtcctagtcctgtgttgttgtataggtggagtaatgggctacttacaggatgtatagtcctagtcctgtgttgttgtataggtggagtaatgggctacttacaggatgtatagtcctgtgttgttgtataggtggagtaatgggctacttacaggatgtatagtcctagtcctgtgttgttgtataggtggagtaatgggctacttaaaggatgtatagtcctagtcctgtgttgttgtataggtggagtaatgggctacttacaggatgtatagtcctgtgttgttgtataggtggagtaatgggctacttacaggatgtatagtcctagtcctgtgttgttgtataggtggagtaatgggctacttacaggatgtatagtcctgtgttgttgtataggtggagtactgggctacttacaggatgtatagtcctgtgttgttgtataggtggattAATGGGCTACttaaaggatgtatagtcctagtcctgtgttgttgtataggtggagtaatgggctacttacaggatgtatagtcctgtgttgttgtataggtggagtaatgggctacttaaaggatgtatagtcctagtcctgtgttgttgtataggtggagtaatgggctacttaaaggatgtatagtcctagtcctgtgttgttgtataggtggagtactgggctacttacaggatgtatagtcctgtgttgttgtataggtggattAATGGGCTACttaaaggatgtatagtcctagtcctgtgttgttgtataggtggagtaatgggctacttaaaggatgtatagtcctagtcctgtgttgttgtataggtggagtaatgggctacttTGCATCTATTCCCTTTTATTCCTCGAGGTACACATCTGGAACAGCATGAAAATCCCTTTATCTTGTTTCAAACCATTTAGAAATGTTTTGCCCAATGTCACACTGGCCTCACTATTAAATAGAAAGAAGATAGAAAGAGTTGTGCGCATGCGTTTGTATCtttgtgtaatgtgtatgtgtgtgtgtgtgtgtgtgtttccacttGGTCACGGTGGATGAGCACTCTGATTAATgcttacagacagacaacagatgggggagagaggtgagatatgaggggagagaggatatagatgGTTGAGGACAGGGAGTtggagagagatatgaggaatgggagagagagatgaggaatgggagagagggagaaacagaagcaaggagagagagagagagagagagagagagagagagagagagagagagagagagagagagagagagagagagagagagagagagagagagagaaagcagtgTAAATCCATCCTAACCCTGTGGTTTTGTTGAGGTTGTGTTGTGGCAGTGATTTAACTTTGTTGTTGTGTTGCGGTCTAGGTTCCACCATGACTACAGGGTTGCGGTCAATATAAATGACTACCTTGACATCTACTGTCCATTCTACACCAACGGCCCTCCGGCTCACGGTCGAATGGAACGCTATATCCTGTTCATGGTCAACCATGAGGGGTACACTTCCTGTCAACACAGGATGAGGGGATTCAAGCGCTGGGAGTGCAACCGTCCTACCGGTCCTGACGGTCCCCTGCGCTTCTCAGAAAAGTTCCAGCTGTTTACGCCTTTCTCCCTGGGCTTCGAGTTCAGACCAGGACATGAATACTACTATATCTGTGCGTAATATATCGTACCACTACAATATAACTAATATGTGAGCAATATCTTGTACTACAGTACAACTACTACTATAAATGTGAGTAATATCttgtactactacagtactactactataaATGTGAGTAATATAttgtactactacagtactactactataaATGTGAGTAATATAttgtactactacagtactaccactATAAATGTGAGAAATATCttgtactactacagtactaccactATAAATGTGAGTAATATCttgtactactacagtactaccactATAAATGTGAGTAATATCttgtactactacagtactaccactATAAATGTGAGTAATATCTTgtattactacagtactaccactATAAATGTGAGAAATATGCCGTAGTACTgcagtacaacaacaacatattATGGGGTGAGTCGAAAAGTCCATTTAAGTCGAATTTGACATGAATGCATGACGAAGTACAATTTTTTACTTCAATGTAAGTTAGGATTTACTCCTCTTACTGCTACAGTACAACTACTAGTATATCTATTACTACTgctatgaggagagagagaagaggaggaacgagagaaaggtagagggagggagggcagaggaaGGGTCATGGTTATTTCCTCTGAGCAGCAGATTTTTATGTTGCTCTGAGGTCAGACTTGGCTCTTCTTAtcctctcactgtgtgtgtgtgtgtgtgtctccctttCAACCTCATGGACACCAGATGTAGTGGGATCACCCAGGTCTAACCTGGACCCCATTCACAGTGGCATAACCAACATAGCAAACAACAAACTATCTCCATCtcattttctttccctctctctttctctctgtcagcaTCTCCTCATCCTAACCATGTAGGGAGGCCATGTCTGAGGCTGAAGGTGTATGTCAGACCCCCAGGTAAGTCACGCtctaactacacacacatacatacacacaaacacacaaagagaAGACAGGACAGTAGAAAGACAGAAATCCTCTCCTTcaagttcctaatagagacatgactcatctcctttaaatgtagttcctaatagagacatgactactctcctttaaatgtagttcctaatagagacatgaccctctcctttaaatgtagttcctaatagagacatgacccCTCTCCTTTAAATgaagttcctaatagagacatggctcctctcctttaaatgtagttcctaagAGACATGACTTCTCTCCTGTAAATGTAGTTCCTTATAGAGACATGaccctctcctttaaatgtagttcctaatagagacatgacccCTCTtctttaaatgtagttcctaatagagacatggctcctctcctttaaatgtagttcctaagagacatgactcctctcctgtaaatgtagttcctaatagagacatgactcctctcctttaaatgtagttcctaatagagacataaCTCCTCTCCTgtaaatgtagttcctaatagagacatgactcctctcctgtaaatgtagttcctaatagagacatgactcctctcctttaaatgtagttcctaatagacataactcctctcctttaaatgtagttcctaatagagacatgacccctctcctttaaatgtagttcctaatagagacataactcctctcctttaaatgtagttcctaatagagtcatgactcctctcctttaaatgtagttcctaatagagacatgactcctcacCTTTAAATGTAGTTCCGTATAGAGACAtaactcctctcctttaaatgtagttcctaatagagacatgactcctctcctttaaatgtagttgtagaaaaggcccatggagttggtggaataatccttaaattcattgccatttactcggctgggccaggggcgctttaattaggtcaggtggaaatgtccgacagatctcaactccataaaaggaggaaattgccatcgcctgatctcgctgctttctcttccttaactccatctgatccagaagttctgtgcgtccatgaatccaccacagactactcagtaaatatgccactttatggttaaaggaattcctgcttcagtctcatccattcctctgtcacctgacacgtgaccacctgttcaccttcactgtcagtcatcctacctgtccagctacccacacagattccactaatctttcaATGGTCCTTCGAGCAGGATGATGACTGAACCAAAGACAGGTGAAAAGGAAATGGAGGCGGAGAGAGAAGAATTGTCTCCACTggaaggaagaagggaggaggagagagcagctgaGGGAAAGGTCTTGGAACAAAGGAAATATCCAGGAGCTAAGCCTAAAGCAACAAAGGCTTCATCCTCAACCGCCAGCAGCACCAGAAGAACCAGGCAAGCACCTGGTTATCTTAAGGATTATGTGGTCGAGTTTCCGACATCAAAGGGCAAGCCCACCAGAGCTCAAAGTGTTGATGGATCAACTATACGTTTCAGCCATCAACCATCCCCTCTGAGCCAAGGACCGGAAACTGCTTTGGAGCAGGAAAGTGGTCTACATGAAGCACCTATGGAGGAGGTAACTCCCACCGCACAGGTCGACCAGCTTCCAGAGGCAGGCTCCGCTCACCCCTTAACTAATGGGAAATCGTCAAAGCACTCTAGACGGAGTGGGAGTTCGACCAGTGGATACCCCTTTGGTAGTGGCCATGGCAGCCGCCATTCACTAGCCCTCAGCGGTTCACAGACTGCTGTCCTACAAGAGAGGATGAAACTTTTAGCTTTGGAAGAATTTGAGCGTCAGATTGAGGAGGAACGACAGGCTGATGAACGATGTCACCAATTGGATGTGCAGGCCCGTAGAGCTCTACAGGAACGGGAATTCATTGTCAAGGACCTGGCACAGCAGCGACGGCACCGTCAAGCCAGAAGGGAATTGGAGGAGGCACGGATGGTCTCATCCTTCCTGGAGAGGAACGAACAGGGAGTTGACCTGACCACCCCTCCACATGGACCTGAACTGTCTGCCTTTCTTTCTCAATCTGCCCCTCTGGTACAGCATGGCACACAGTCCCCGGAGGCCCCGGGGTCAACAGCCAACACGGAGCACGGGAGACAGGCCGCTCCGCCAACGCCCTCTATGCCAGTGACACAAGTTAGCATTCCTCCATCTGGACAAAGCATCACTCCTTCGCCTTTCCGCCAATTACCAACCAAGGCAAATCGTTCCTTTCGTCCAGGGCCAGGCCAGTCCTCAAACAACAGGTCGGAGGGCTCTCGCCCAATTCCGGCTGCCACAAATGGTGGGTCTGGGACAGTAGGGGACCGTCCCAATGAGGCCACAGTGGGCTCATCAGAAGTCCCGGGTTTGTCCTTTACGCAAC encodes:
- the LOC127914047 gene encoding ephrin-A2-like → MMLCVTGWRSVRWTARPGQRSVCTCVTQVVLMCLTVLSSCLSVWAEDQIIFDHHAVYWNSTNPRFHHDYRVAVNINDYLDIYCPFYTNGPPAHGRMERYILFMVNHEGYTSCQHRMRGFKRWECNRPTGPDGPLRFSEKFQLFTPFSLGFEFRPGHEYYYISSPHPNHVGRPCLRLKVYVRPPGSSGFDSPEPFLTDGAADWSPESLLAPALIPSLASLLLGYLSSL